The proteins below come from a single Cololabis saira isolate AMF1-May2022 chromosome 2, fColSai1.1, whole genome shotgun sequence genomic window:
- the socs4 gene encoding suppressor of cytokine signaling 4 produces the protein MSDKKPRGADTRPKCGLRSWSADSYVWRGKKRSRSSRNGSSPGGLEGDGSEELDVRSTSSPRRRRERKCSCSGLGDALAPGDMDVVCRKALSRRSLRQKFQDAVGQCLPLRSHHHHHHHHYHHPPGSSRPFSVLFWSKRKIHVSELMQDKCPFSPKSELARCWHLIKKQAPHQRALSDTEAPLKPSLSSSTSPPQTPLSWEDVCSPGPAGPSLEDWDPSCGEEDACRGHTDYILVPDLLQIHNSPCYWGVLNRFEAEELLEGQPEGTFLLRDSAQDEFLFSVSFRRYSRSLHARIEQNGKRFSFDVRDPCMYRDPSVTGLLRHYSDPAACLFFEPLLSRPLSRTFPFPLQHLCRAVICSCTTYRGIDGLPLPPQLRDYLRQYHIRCDGACGD, from the coding sequence ATGTCGGACAAGAAGCCCCGGGGAGCAGACACCCGGCCCAAGTGCGGCCTCCGCAGCTGGAGCGCAGACAGCTACGTGTGGAGGGGGAAGAAACGCTCCCGGAGCTCTCGTAACGGCTCCAGCCCCGGAGGGCTGGAGGGGGACGgctcggaggagctggatgtGCGTTCCACCTCCAGCCCGCGGCGCCGCAGAGAGAGGAAGTGCAGCTGCAGCGGTCTGGGGGACGCGCTGGCGCCCGGAGACATGGACGTGGTGTGCCGCAAGGCCCTGTCCCGGCGCTCTCTGAGGCAGAAGTTCCAGGACGCCGTGGGCCAGTGTTTGCCGCTCCgctcccaccaccaccaccaccaccaccactaccaccACCCGCCGGGCTCCTCCAGACCCTTCTCCGTCCTCTTCTGGTCCAAACGCAAGATCCACGTGTCGGAGCTCATGCAGGACAAGTGTCCCTTCTCACCAAAGTCTGAACTGGCCAGATGTTGGCACCTCATAAAGAAGCAGGCCCCCCACCAGAGAGCCCTGAGCGACACGGAGGCCCCGCTGAAGCccagcctctcctcctccacctctccaCCACAAACCCCCCTCTCCTGGGAGGACGTCTGCTCCCCGGGGCCTGCAGGGCCGTCCCTGGAGGACTGGGACCCCTCGTGTGGGGAAGAGGACGCCTGCCGGGGGCACACCGACTACATCCTGGTCCCCGACCTGCTGCAGATCCACAACAGCCCGTGTTACTGGGGCGTGCTGAACCGCTTCGaggcggaggagctgctggagggacaGCCGGAGGGGACGTTTCTGCTCAGGGACTCTGCACAGGACGAGTTTCTGTTCTCGGTCAGCTTCCGCCGCTACAGCCGGTCCCTGCACGCACGCATCGAGCAGAACGGAAAGCGTTTCAGCTTCGACGTGCGCGACCCTTGCATGTACCGAGATCCCAGCGTGACAGGACTGCTGAGACACTACAGCGACCCCGCCGCCTGCCTCTTCTTCGAGCCCTTGCTCTCCAGGCCGCTGTCCAGGACCTTCCCGTTCCCCCTGCAGCACCTGTGCAGGGCCGTGATCTGCAGCTGCACCACCTACCGGGGCATCGACGGCCTGCCGCTGCCGCCGCAGCTCAGGGACTATCTCAGACAGTACCACATCCGCTGTGACGGGGCCTGCGGGGACTGA